In Bacteroidia bacterium, a genomic segment contains:
- a CDS encoding mandelate racemase/muconate lactonizing enzyme family protein: MKIADVSAYWLRCPIPKEKQHTSDYGLLTDFDMTLVVVTTDTGLQGFGESKAAVGSSGVCASIVTCVEQELRPILIGEDARNISMLWEKMYNGTRDHYALSRGRGFPILGRRGLTVSAMSGIDMALWDIKGKALGVSVAELLGGLCRESMQAYASGGWADVENIGSQLKGYLDKGFDAVKMRVGVMDQTVATSVARVKAAREAVGPNVKIMADAHGTYSVPEAKRFCRELEDYDLYWFEEPISPDNRQGTAEVRSSTAIPIAAGESEYTRFDIRDMIEQRAMDVVQPDAAIIGGITEAMRVATLAQTYQLELAPHCWGSAFSFMAGINVAFASPAATIIEFSSGGNPMMYDLVNEKIAAVNGRIEAPRTPGLGVTPNWDFVNEFKQ, encoded by the coding sequence ATGAAGATCGCAGATGTATCGGCGTATTGGCTGAGGTGCCCTATTCCGAAAGAAAAACAGCACACCTCCGACTATGGACTATTGACGGATTTTGATATGACATTAGTCGTAGTCACTACTGACACTGGTTTACAGGGGTTTGGAGAATCGAAAGCTGCCGTAGGCTCTTCGGGAGTATGCGCCTCTATTGTCACATGTGTGGAGCAGGAGCTTCGCCCGATCCTCATCGGAGAAGATGCCCGCAATATATCGATGTTGTGGGAAAAAATGTACAATGGCACGAGAGATCATTACGCGCTGTCGAGAGGCCGGGGGTTTCCGATATTAGGGCGCAGAGGCCTTACGGTATCAGCCATGAGTGGAATCGATATGGCGCTTTGGGATATCAAAGGCAAGGCACTGGGAGTATCCGTCGCCGAGTTGCTGGGTGGGCTCTGTCGTGAATCCATGCAGGCTTATGCCAGTGGAGGCTGGGCAGATGTCGAAAATATAGGCAGCCAGTTGAAAGGATATCTGGACAAAGGGTTTGATGCTGTGAAAATGCGTGTAGGGGTGATGGATCAGACCGTAGCGACCAGCGTAGCCAGAGTCAAGGCAGCCCGGGAAGCCGTAGGGCCGAATGTAAAAATCATGGCAGATGCCCATGGTACCTATAGTGTACCGGAAGCCAAACGGTTTTGCCGCGAGTTGGAAGATTATGACCTGTACTGGTTTGAAGAGCCTATCAGCCCCGACAACCGGCAGGGTACAGCAGAAGTCCGGTCTTCGACGGCCATTCCGATCGCTGCCGGTGAAAGTGAATACACCCGGTTTGATATACGGGATATGATAGAACAGCGGGCAATGGATGTCGTGCAGCCGGATGCAGCCATTATTGGTGGCATTACGGAGGCCATGCGGGTGGCTACCTTAGCCCAAACTTATCAGCTGGAACTTGCCCCGCATTGCTGGGGTTCAGCCTTCTCCTTTATGGCAGGCATCAATGTGGCCTTTGCCAGTCCGGCGGCGACAATTATTGAATTTTCCTCCGGAGGAAATCCGATGATGTACGACCTGGTCAATGAAAAAATTGCGGCTGTAAACGGACGGATAGAAGCACCTCGTACACCGGGACTGGGTGTCACGCCCAACTGGGATTTTGTCAATGAATTTAAGCAGTAA
- a CDS encoding exopolysaccharide biosynthesis polyprenyl glycosylphosphotransferase: MKVKKQRIIFGYIFLELLILCIANLLILFWSIKNGVTYGLDPVVFKKTALLLNFVYLSSWILTVFINSAQDVYFKTRLSTRARILGVGCFILIGLSVTAIFLSGINISFIEMAIQTIALFYVLNLVTIELVQKSFSQSKKYYNFGAKMLVLGAGEKGKEVLDFVTQNKHLGYDVVGFLDDDYPGSNGINLLGRMNDLSRVLDTKPVDEIVIALPFEKKEEIQTAIHIADNRGIRVNLVPEFPPEFEHNYKAYSIGSMPVYQLKQIPLDHFHNFMLKKGFDILFALAVLTFLSPVFLVIAILIKMGSKGPVFYKPLRKGQAGGTFVCYKFRTMTDSDDAVAGTRSTVINDPRITKIGKYLRKFDLDELPQFFNVLKGDMSVVGPRPHRLNLNDDFREVVNEYMVRHYVKPGLTGWAQVNGWRGPTETELQKRERVNHDLWYIHHWSLLTDIKIIFLTVFSKKTRQNAF; the protein is encoded by the coding sequence ATGAAAGTAAAAAAGCAAAGAATAATCTTCGGATATATCTTCCTTGAACTGTTGATTCTCTGTATCGCTAACCTGTTGATTCTATTCTGGTCTATCAAAAATGGTGTAACCTACGGTCTTGATCCGGTTGTGTTTAAAAAGACGGCTTTGCTGTTAAATTTTGTGTATCTCTCTTCCTGGATACTGACTGTTTTTATAAACAGTGCGCAAGATGTATACTTTAAAACGCGACTTTCTACACGGGCACGGATTCTTGGGGTAGGCTGCTTTATTCTGATCGGGCTTTCTGTAACGGCCATTTTCCTTTCAGGAATTAATATTTCTTTTATTGAAATGGCGATCCAGACGATTGCATTATTTTATGTACTGAATCTGGTAACCATCGAACTGGTGCAAAAGTCCTTCAGCCAAAGTAAAAAGTACTATAATTTTGGTGCAAAGATGCTGGTTTTGGGCGCGGGTGAAAAAGGAAAAGAGGTGCTGGATTTTGTTACTCAAAACAAACATCTGGGATATGATGTTGTCGGCTTTCTTGATGATGATTATCCTGGCTCCAACGGGATCAATCTGCTCGGTAGAATGAATGACTTATCCCGGGTTCTGGATACCAAACCGGTCGACGAAATTGTGATTGCGCTTCCATTTGAGAAGAAAGAAGAAATTCAGACGGCCATTCATATCGCTGACAATCGCGGCATACGGGTAAACCTGGTTCCTGAATTTCCGCCGGAGTTTGAACACAACTATAAGGCTTATAGTATCGGAAGTATGCCGGTATATCAGCTCAAGCAAATCCCGCTGGATCACTTCCACAATTTTATGCTCAAAAAGGGGTTTGATATTCTGTTTGCCCTGGCTGTACTGACTTTCCTCTCTCCGGTATTTCTGGTAATTGCAATTTTGATCAAAATGGGATCAAAAGGCCCTGTATTTTATAAGCCACTAAGAAAAGGACAGGCAGGAGGAACATTTGTTTGCTACAAGTTTCGGACTATGACTGACAGTGATGATGCCGTTGCAGGTACCCGTTCGACAGTGATCAACGATCCGCGTATCACAAAGATTGGTAAATACCTTCGGAAATTTGATCTGGATGAGCTGCCTCAGTTTTTTAATGTTTTGAAGGGGGATATGAGTGTAGTTGGTCCCCGGCCACACCGCCTCAATCTGAATGATGATTTCCGTGAAGTAGTAAATGAGTATATGGTTCGCCATTATGTAAAACCTGGTCTGACAGGTTGGGCACAGGTTAATGGCTGGAGAGGCCCAACTGAAACGGAGCTACAAAAACGCGAGCGTGTAAATCATGACCTCTGGTACATCCATCACTGGAGTTTGCTCACAGATATAAAAATCATTTTCCTGACAGTATTCAGCAAAAAGACTCGTCAGAATGCATTCTGA
- a CDS encoding GDP-mannose 4,6-dehydratase, translating into MSEIKNQPHALVTGGAGFIGSHLVDLLLGKDWEVTVLDNFDPFYDPILKRENISQHLSSPSYTLIEGDIRDQELIDQLGEFDVIVHLAAKAGVRPSILNPTEYQDVNVKGTQNMLEFARKRQIKQFVFASSSSVYGISPNVPWREADAVLQPISPYASTKVSGELLGHVYSHLYGIRFVGLRFFTVFGPRQRPDLAIHKFAEKMIHKQPIPVFGDGSTRRDYTFVGDIVQGIEKAMHFEDNNYQIFNLANGNPVYLTDMIHFLEEELNVKAIIDRQPEQPGDVPQTVADIHLAEKLLGYKPETSFKEGVKKFSEWKKCHQ; encoded by the coding sequence GTGTCTGAAATAAAAAATCAACCACACGCACTTGTTACGGGCGGTGCAGGGTTCATCGGAAGTCATTTGGTTGACCTTCTCCTTGGTAAAGACTGGGAAGTAACGGTTCTTGACAATTTTGATCCCTTCTATGACCCTATTCTGAAAAGGGAAAATATTTCCCAGCACCTGTCATCCCCCTCCTACACCTTGATTGAGGGCGATATACGGGATCAGGAATTAATTGACCAATTAGGTGAATTTGACGTCATTGTACACCTTGCTGCCAAAGCAGGCGTAAGACCATCCATTCTCAATCCTACTGAATATCAGGATGTCAATGTGAAAGGAACCCAAAACATGCTGGAATTTGCCAGGAAAAGGCAAATCAAACAGTTTGTATTTGCTTCTTCCAGCAGTGTCTATGGTATAAGCCCAAATGTCCCGTGGCGGGAAGCCGATGCGGTTTTGCAACCGATCAGTCCTTATGCCTCCACAAAAGTAAGCGGAGAACTATTGGGCCATGTATATAGTCATCTTTACGGTATCCGCTTTGTGGGCCTCCGGTTTTTCACGGTCTTTGGTCCCCGCCAACGCCCGGATCTGGCGATTCATAAATTTGCGGAGAAAATGATCCATAAACAGCCTATTCCGGTATTTGGAGACGGCTCCACACGAAGAGACTATACATTTGTCGGTGATATTGTACAGGGAATTGAGAAGGCTATGCATTTTGAGGATAACAACTATCAGATTTTCAATTTAGCCAATGGAAACCCCGTATATCTTACCGATATGATTCATTTTCTGGAAGAAGAGCTCAATGTCAAGGCAATCATTGACAGGCAGCCCGAACAACCCGGAGATGTACCACAAACCGTAGCAGATATCCATCTGGCAGAAAAACTCCTTGGATATAAACCAGAAACGAGTTTCAAAGAAGGCGTCAAAAAATTTAGTGAATGGAAAAAATGCCATCAGTAG
- a CDS encoding c-type cytochrome, which translates to MRLFYQLIIPAIAACMLLIAGCNTPTTTTNPDQGILDASMDGIASQVHLPKGFKIEHLYSPSEHDQGSWVCMANDGQGNLITSDQYGYLYKVALPKTGETGITVTKLPLEVGHAQGMLWAFNSLYVMVNSDKGIEGRGSGLYRVTDSDQDGELDKIQLLKELNGAGEHGPHALRLAPDGKTIFALAGNHTDVPEGFTSIQPAVWKEDRVFPAIKDPRGHAASREAPGGWVAMTDSAGSYWEIFSSGYRNPFDMGFDARGELFIFDSDMEWDLGMPWYRPIRVCHATSGSEFGWRNGTGKWPEYYPDNLPPVVNIGQGSPTGVIMGRDAAFPAKYQQGLFAFDWSFGTMYFISWDMAGGSYSGRKEEFVSGVPMPLTDGVIGPDGAMYFATGGRRTDSHIFRVSYIGEESTEPIAHDVSMSDAFSLRRELESHHQDPKPADLELAWKNLGHEDRFVRYAARILLEQFPPAQWKDKLQKETQPQVIIEASLSAARLAPSDWKESVLGLLGKTKYSDLPEPMQQSYIRAVGLAISRWGNPEETNKQSLLASLSSAFPAEDPLISREILPLLIRLGDESVVKKAVEYLYETAVSTPEKTSLISQEITTRSEQYGPQIADMLKNMPSSQSISVVQSLSYAETGWTSQLREKYFLWFQDALKKSGGVNYRGFLDAIRQNALDRVPASEAELIAKVTGSIAADQSQVLANLPQPEGPGKNWNIGEVGHFTGQAEDSPKDFARGAKMYEAALCASCHMIRGKGNNIGPDLTQAGTRFSRGNILEAIMMPSDVISDQYAMTVFTLKNGTTVTGRILDENKNTVEINSNPYAPQQKQSIATSDIAARELSRVSIMPAGLINRLNSGEIIDLIAYIQAGGDPDHEIYKK; encoded by the coding sequence ATGCGCTTGTTCTACCAATTAATAATTCCCGCTATTGCTGCATGTATGCTGCTTATAGCCGGGTGCAACACCCCCACAACCACGACTAATCCCGATCAGGGTATTCTGGATGCTTCTATGGACGGCATTGCCAGTCAGGTTCATCTACCTAAAGGCTTTAAAATCGAGCACCTGTACAGTCCCTCTGAACACGATCAGGGCTCCTGGGTATGTATGGCCAACGACGGCCAAGGCAATCTGATTACTTCTGATCAGTATGGCTATCTTTACAAAGTTGCCCTTCCAAAAACTGGAGAGACAGGTATTACCGTAACAAAACTTCCTCTCGAAGTCGGACATGCGCAAGGTATGCTTTGGGCATTTAACAGCCTCTATGTGATGGTCAACAGCGACAAAGGTATAGAAGGCAGGGGGAGTGGTTTATACCGGGTTACGGACTCAGATCAGGATGGCGAGTTAGACAAAATACAGCTTTTAAAAGAATTAAATGGCGCAGGTGAGCACGGTCCCCACGCACTCAGGCTGGCTCCTGACGGAAAAACCATTTTTGCACTGGCAGGTAATCATACCGACGTGCCCGAGGGTTTCACCTCCATTCAGCCTGCTGTATGGAAGGAAGACCGTGTTTTTCCGGCAATCAAGGACCCCCGTGGGCATGCAGCTTCCAGAGAAGCACCCGGTGGATGGGTAGCGATGACTGACTCCGCAGGTTCTTATTGGGAAATATTCAGCTCTGGCTACCGGAACCCATTCGATATGGGATTTGATGCGAGAGGAGAATTGTTCATTTTCGATTCTGATATGGAGTGGGATCTGGGAATGCCCTGGTACCGCCCGATCAGAGTATGTCATGCAACAAGCGGCAGTGAATTTGGGTGGCGCAATGGCACGGGAAAATGGCCTGAATACTATCCAGACAATCTTCCGCCTGTCGTAAATATCGGACAAGGTTCGCCCACAGGGGTAATCATGGGAAGAGACGCCGCTTTCCCCGCCAAATATCAACAGGGGCTTTTTGCTTTTGACTGGAGTTTTGGCACTATGTATTTTATTTCATGGGATATGGCAGGTGGGAGTTATAGCGGCCGAAAAGAAGAATTTGTATCCGGAGTTCCTATGCCGCTTACTGACGGGGTCATTGGTCCTGATGGTGCCATGTATTTTGCCACGGGCGGGCGAAGAACTGATTCGCACATATTCCGTGTTTCCTATATTGGGGAGGAATCGACAGAACCTATTGCGCACGATGTTTCAATGTCTGACGCATTTTCCCTTCGCCGGGAATTAGAAAGCCATCACCAGGATCCAAAACCAGCGGACCTTGAGCTGGCATGGAAAAACCTCGGCCATGAAGATCGGTTTGTACGATATGCCGCCAGAATTTTGCTGGAACAGTTTCCGCCTGCCCAGTGGAAAGATAAACTCCAGAAAGAAACACAACCTCAGGTCATCATTGAGGCTTCGTTATCCGCAGCGAGACTTGCCCCTTCCGACTGGAAGGAATCTGTTTTGGGATTATTGGGCAAAACCAAATACAGCGATTTGCCGGAACCCATGCAGCAGTCCTATATACGGGCTGTGGGACTGGCTATCAGCAGATGGGGAAATCCGGAAGAGACGAACAAACAGTCTTTGCTCGCATCCCTTTCATCCGCTTTTCCGGCAGAAGACCCACTGATTTCCCGCGAAATTCTGCCTTTACTGATCAGATTAGGAGATGAGTCTGTGGTGAAAAAAGCGGTGGAATATCTATACGAAACCGCCGTCTCTACTCCGGAAAAAACCTCACTTATCAGCCAGGAGATTACCACCCGCAGCGAACAATACGGCCCGCAGATTGCCGATATGCTTAAAAATATGCCTTCCTCTCAGTCAATATCTGTCGTTCAGAGCCTGAGTTATGCGGAGACAGGCTGGACAAGTCAACTTCGGGAAAAGTACTTCCTTTGGTTTCAGGATGCTTTAAAAAAATCTGGTGGCGTAAATTACCGGGGATTTCTCGATGCCATCAGACAAAATGCATTAGACAGAGTGCCTGCATCAGAAGCCGAGTTGATTGCCAAGGTAACCGGAAGTATTGCCGCAGATCAGTCGCAGGTTTTGGCCAATTTGCCACAGCCGGAAGGACCAGGCAAAAACTGGAATATCGGAGAAGTAGGACACTTTACAGGTCAGGCAGAAGATTCGCCCAAAGACTTTGCAAGAGGGGCAAAAATGTATGAGGCAGCTCTTTGCGCCTCGTGTCACATGATCCGGGGAAAAGGAAACAATATTGGCCCGGATCTCACACAGGCCGGAACCCGGTTTTCCAGAGGAAATATTCTGGAAGCCATTATGATGCCCAGCGATGTGATTTCCGATCAGTATGCCATGACCGTTTTTACTTTAAAAAATGGCACTACCGTTACGGGAAGAATATTGGATGAAAACAAAAATACTGTAGAAATCAACTCCAACCCTTATGCTCCTCAGCAAAAACAGTCCATTGCCACGTCGGATATCGCCGCAAGAGAACTTTCACGCGTCTCTATCATGCCAGCAGGTCTGATCAACCGGTTGAACAGTGGCGAGATCATTGACCTGATTGCTTACATTCAGGCAGGCGGAGACCCCGATCACGAGATATATAAAAAGTAA
- a CDS encoding VOC family protein, which translates to MATKAIRINHVTLIVDNLEKAGKFYEEELGLEVLPAFKFDYPAMFFRINAEQQLHISEWEDKVSFRGHICMQVDDFNAAFYRFKELGIIDVTPWGHVRQLPDGAMQMFLRDPSGNLVEISSAPGSTIDPAIFKDELYREGVYVSNRNDARGPQSEDATLYHN; encoded by the coding sequence ATGGCTACTAAAGCAATTCGCATCAATCACGTTACCCTGATTGTCGACAACCTCGAAAAAGCAGGGAAATTTTACGAAGAAGAACTGGGGCTGGAAGTTTTACCGGCATTTAAGTTTGACTACCCCGCCATGTTTTTCCGTATCAATGCAGAACAACAACTGCATATTTCCGAATGGGAAGACAAAGTTTCTTTCCGCGGTCATATATGTATGCAAGTCGATGATTTTAATGCGGCTTTCTATCGGTTTAAGGAACTGGGTATCATTGATGTAACGCCCTGGGGGCATGTACGCCAACTGCCTGATGGTGCCATGCAGATGTTCCTCCGCGATCCCTCTGGCAATCTGGTTGAAATATCTTCCGCTCCGGGAAGTACCATTGATCCTGCAATATTTAAGGATGAATTGTACCGGGAAGGCGTATATGTTTCCAACCGAAACGATGCCCGTGGGCCACAAAGTGAAGATGCGACACTATACCATAACTAA
- a CDS encoding hydroxyacid dehydrogenase, with translation MEQPRVLLLETIHDEAYQYLSGQCVIVPGYEEASVSGDFHAIITRGKGKVTADLMDQNKSLRVVARCGVGLDNVDVAAATSRQIPVINAPGINTQTVVEHTISLMLMLVRNMYNSVTAVKQDQWQFRNSLVSDELSGKTLGIAGMGNIGKKVAKVAQALGMNICYYDPWAAVDEFQKVELHELLQTSDVVSIHLPLTGQTRGMIGKTELAKMKPSSFLINTSRGEIIDHQALEQAIRSAHLAGFAADVLPEEPPETGYSLLSHPGVLVTPHSASLTASTYRQMCLITVQNVVSLLSGTPFDPQCIFNRRDILPFQ, from the coding sequence ATGGAGCAACCTCGCGTCCTGCTACTGGAAACCATTCACGATGAGGCCTATCAATACCTGTCCGGACAATGTGTGATTGTACCGGGTTATGAAGAGGCATCTGTGTCTGGCGATTTCCATGCGATCATCACTCGTGGGAAAGGTAAAGTCACGGCTGACCTCATGGATCAAAACAAATCCCTGCGGGTAGTTGCCCGTTGTGGTGTCGGGCTGGACAATGTGGATGTTGCTGCGGCTACTTCAAGGCAAATACCGGTAATCAACGCACCCGGTATCAATACTCAGACAGTAGTCGAACATACGATCTCCCTCATGCTGATGCTGGTGCGAAATATGTACAACAGTGTGACCGCCGTCAAGCAGGATCAGTGGCAATTCCGAAATTCCCTCGTGTCTGATGAATTGTCCGGCAAGACGCTCGGCATTGCCGGTATGGGTAATATTGGCAAAAAGGTAGCAAAAGTAGCGCAAGCGCTGGGCATGAATATTTGCTATTACGACCCATGGGCTGCGGTTGATGAATTTCAGAAAGTAGAACTGCACGAATTGCTCCAAACCTCAGATGTCGTTTCTATTCACTTGCCGCTTACCGGACAAACCCGAGGAATGATCGGAAAAACAGAACTGGCGAAAATGAAGCCATCATCTTTTCTTATCAATACTTCACGTGGAGAAATCATTGACCATCAGGCACTTGAGCAGGCCATTCGTTCGGCCCATCTGGCCGGATTTGCAGCAGATGTATTACCCGAAGAACCTCCTGAAACCGGTTATTCCCTCCTTTCTCATCCGGGCGTGCTGGTAACCCCGCATTCTGCCAGCCTCACAGCTTCAACTTATCGGCAGATGTGCCTGATTACCGTACAGAATGTCGTCAGCCTGCTTTCGGGTACCCCTTTCGACCCTCAATGTATTTTTAACCGCAGAGATATTCTGCCTTTCCAATAA
- a CDS encoding polysaccharide biosynthesis/export family protein yields MNRNSLLIFFVVLTVTTLSSCINFKNLVFLQEQESEEGVALDSLRPYFSKYLSENYRVRPFDQLYIKASNYENSTINFFNSAGDGGSNSGGGGGGGGGGNTNATFLYLSSYIVDNYGNINLPLIGDVSVIGKTTEEIQDTLNVHLRTYLDYASTSVKLANFRITMLGEIRRPGQIYIFNTRTPLLEALGMAGDITEYANIRRVKIIREEGNAAHTVYIDLADANLISSEYYFVRPNDIIYIEPVKAKAFNLNSRPISVGLSAASVLLVIVNIVLNSIKK; encoded by the coding sequence ATGAACCGGAACAGTCTGTTAATTTTCTTTGTAGTCTTAACAGTAACAACCCTTTCCTCCTGTATCAACTTTAAAAATCTCGTTTTTCTACAGGAACAGGAATCTGAAGAAGGGGTTGCACTTGACTCACTAAGACCTTATTTTAGTAAGTACCTGAGCGAAAACTACCGTGTCAGGCCTTTTGACCAACTCTATATAAAGGCAAGTAACTATGAAAATTCGACCATCAACTTCTTTAACTCTGCGGGTGATGGAGGTAGCAACTCCGGTGGCGGCGGTGGTGGTGGCGGCGGTGGAAATACAAATGCAACATTCTTATACCTAAGCAGCTATATTGTAGATAATTACGGCAATATTAATCTCCCGCTTATTGGAGATGTAAGTGTAATCGGAAAGACCACAGAAGAAATACAAGATACGCTCAATGTGCATTTACGAACTTATCTGGACTATGCTTCGACCAGCGTAAAGCTGGCAAACTTCAGAATTACAATGTTGGGGGAAATCAGACGGCCCGGGCAAATATATATTTTCAATACCCGCACCCCGCTTCTTGAGGCATTAGGAATGGCAGGTGATATTACAGAATATGCTAATATCAGGAGAGTTAAAATTATAAGAGAAGAAGGAAATGCGGCACATACGGTCTATATCGACCTGGCTGACGCAAATTTAATCTCGTCAGAATACTATTTTGTCAGACCTAACGATATCATTTACATAGAACCCGTCAAAGCAAAAGCTTTTAATCTAAACTCACGGCCTATCAGTGTCGGCCTTTCTGCCGCATCTGTATTATTGGTTATCGTAAATATTGTGCTAAACTCAATCAAGAAGTAA
- a CDS encoding polysaccharide biosynthesis tyrosine autokinase, whose product MLIDFGKEDEVLGSNQFMESGIQLFGNNQNLINEIAVIKSFNLVREPLRYLGFQVSYFEKGGFSDKELYKKSPFSVIANETQQQIIDIPITFKAISDQLYEIEIETEDYKMLLPDGSVQKFEGKELKIKQACQYGKECATEYFSFLIVKGDNFNSVESLKDREIYFMLHDLEKLTTKYINGLTIAAIDEESTVIELSTEGTVIQKEEDFLNTLCKTYIQAKLDEKNQFAMGTIDFIDSQLDIVTDSLKGAEDQMTNIRQSQQTLDLNLTASNAVSKMQTLEADKSNLSVRSNYYKDLLKGLEVEEGIQTIVAPSQLGITDPVLNDLVMELKRLNNEKIARSLGGANSANIELKILNEQIANNMNTLRENVKSIIKSTEYTLTEVNRRIAEAQAVVSRLPRDERNLIKVRRKFTFNETLYNYLLQRRTEAGIAQAANTSDSKILDEARMAGTGPVSPNIPFILVGCIILGILIPTLLLSTQSILNTTISEQSQLENKLFTPIVGNIRQGIANSKKLDLDNPANAAVVESFRYLKVNLQYLAPDRSRKVISFTSTVPNEGKTFCAINLAYVLAMAGSKTIILGIDMRKPMLAINLGIPDNRGMSDYLTEQAGLEAVIQSTGIPNLDAITSGPVPPNPGELLGLDHFRELLDKLRGMYDYIILDTPPTGLVADFLAIAPHSDVNLYVVRMGFSKWEFLKEVENASTNKALKNLYVVVNGVQKGPGNKKYGYYSSYYRPMDGKSKNKNTKPGSDNGNTMIDKLKTLITAKS is encoded by the coding sequence ATGTTAATTGATTTTGGTAAAGAGGACGAAGTATTGGGAAGCAACCAGTTCATGGAAAGCGGAATCCAGCTTTTTGGCAACAACCAGAATCTCATCAATGAGATTGCCGTAATCAAATCCTTTAATCTCGTTAGAGAACCCCTGAGATATCTGGGCTTTCAAGTTTCCTATTTTGAGAAAGGTGGTTTCAGCGACAAAGAGCTTTACAAAAAGTCCCCGTTTTCAGTAATCGCCAATGAAACACAGCAGCAAATCATCGATATACCCATCACATTCAAAGCCATTTCTGACCAACTTTATGAAATTGAAATAGAGACAGAGGACTACAAAATGCTGTTGCCAGACGGAAGTGTGCAAAAATTTGAAGGAAAAGAGCTAAAAATTAAACAGGCATGCCAATACGGTAAAGAATGTGCTACTGAATATTTTTCATTCTTAATTGTAAAGGGCGACAATTTTAACTCGGTAGAGTCGCTTAAGGATCGGGAAATCTATTTTATGCTTCACGACCTTGAAAAACTGACAACCAAATATATCAACGGACTTACTATTGCAGCTATTGACGAGGAGAGTACGGTCATCGAACTTTCCACTGAAGGTACAGTTATTCAAAAGGAAGAGGATTTTCTCAATACCCTTTGCAAAACCTATATTCAGGCTAAGCTGGACGAAAAAAATCAGTTTGCTATGGGGACCATTGACTTTATCGACTCTCAACTCGACATCGTAACCGACTCCCTTAAAGGCGCAGAGGATCAGATGACCAATATTCGCCAAAGTCAACAAACCCTGGATCTTAACCTTACTGCATCTAATGCTGTATCTAAAATGCAGACACTTGAGGCAGATAAGTCCAATCTGAGTGTCCGCAGTAATTATTATAAAGATCTTCTGAAAGGTCTGGAAGTTGAGGAGGGTATCCAGACGATTGTCGCTCCTTCCCAACTGGGGATCACGGATCCGGTTCTCAACGATTTGGTGATGGAGTTGAAGCGATTGAATAATGAAAAAATTGCGCGCTCTTTAGGAGGTGCGAACTCTGCTAATATTGAGCTAAAAATCCTTAATGAGCAGATTGCCAATAATATGAATACCCTTCGGGAGAATGTTAAAAGTATTATTAAATCCACAGAATATACCCTTACTGAAGTCAATCGCCGCATCGCCGAAGCGCAGGCTGTTGTGAGTCGGCTACCCAGAGATGAGCGCAACCTTATCAAAGTAAGAAGAAAATTTACCTTCAATGAGACGCTCTATAACTATCTGCTTCAGCGCAGGACAGAAGCGGGAATTGCCCAGGCAGCCAATACTTCCGACAGCAAAATACTCGACGAGGCACGAATGGCGGGCACGGGTCCTGTTTCCCCTAATATTCCTTTTATTCTTGTGGGCTGTATTATTTTGGGTATTCTGATACCTACGTTGTTGTTAAGCACACAGAGCATTTTGAATACCACTATTTCAGAGCAATCTCAACTGGAGAATAAACTATTCACGCCCATTGTTGGCAATATCCGCCAGGGGATCGCAAATAGCAAAAAACTAGACCTTGATAATCCTGCAAATGCTGCAGTAGTAGAATCATTCAGGTATCTGAAAGTCAATCTGCAGTATCTCGCGCCCGACCGATCCCGCAAAGTCATTTCTTTCACCTCGACTGTACCGAATGAGGGCAAAACCTTTTGCGCTATCAACCTGGCCTATGTACTGGCAATGGCCGGATCAAAGACAATTATCCTGGGAATCGATATGCGCAAACCCATGCTTGCCATCAACCTGGGGATTCCAGATAACCGAGGTATGAGTGACTATCTGACAGAACAAGCGGGACTAGAAGCAGTGATTCAATCAACCGGAATTCCCAACCTCGATGCGATAACCAGCGGGCCAGTTCCCCCCAACCCTGGCGAACTGCTTGGACTCGATCATTTCCGGGAATTACTCGATAAGCTTCGGGGCATGTATGATTATATTATTCTGGATACACCGCCAACAGGCCTTGTTGCAGATTTTCTGGCCATCGCTCCGCACTCAGACGTCAATCTTTATGTTGTACGTATGGGCTTCTCCAAATGGGAATTCCTGAAGGAGGTTGAAAATGCCAGCACCAATAAAGCTTTGAAAAACCTTTATGTAGTGGTCAATGGAGTACAGAAAGGCCCCGGTAATAAGAAATACGGATATTACTCCTCATATTATCGTCCAATGGACGGTAAATCAAAAAATAAAAACACCAAGCCCGGATCCGACAATGGTAATACCATGATTGACAAATTAAAAACATTGATCACAGCTAAATCTTAA